A single Sporomusaceae bacterium DNA region contains:
- a CDS encoding NAD(P)/FAD-dependent oxidoreductase — translation MKKILVIGGGAAGLMAAASAAEHGADVTLLEKMPAVGRKLLITGKGRCNVTNIADIKTIIDNMPGNGPFLHSALAAFSNNDLMAWLEKRGVPLKTERGGRVFPVSDQARDVVDAFARALADRGVSVVTGQAVREIRLADGRACGAATADGREWQADAVILAAGGASYPGTGSSGDGYRIAAALGHAVTPLRPSLVPLEVAEDWITDLQGLALKNVAVAAIAGGRQLAAEFGELLFTHFGLSGPVILSLSNPVAAALRTRPGDEVLIAIDLKPALSAETLDKRLQRDFVKFARKQFKNSLGELLPSRLTAVIVDLSHIDPDKPVHQITKEERARLAGLLKQLTFTVTGTRPLAEAIVTAGGISTKEINPSTMASRLVPGLYFAGEVIDIDGYTGGFNLQAAFSTGYVAGRAAAADNVENNYR, via the coding sequence ATGAAGAAAATCCTCGTCATAGGCGGCGGCGCCGCCGGACTAATGGCGGCAGCCAGCGCCGCCGAACACGGCGCGGACGTGACCCTGCTCGAAAAGATGCCCGCCGTCGGACGGAAACTTCTCATAACCGGCAAAGGACGCTGCAACGTCACAAACATCGCCGACATCAAAACCATCATCGACAACATGCCAGGCAACGGCCCCTTCCTCCACAGCGCCCTCGCCGCCTTTTCCAACAACGACCTGATGGCCTGGCTCGAAAAACGCGGCGTGCCGCTCAAGACCGAGCGGGGCGGGCGCGTCTTTCCGGTCAGCGACCAGGCCAGGGACGTCGTCGACGCCTTCGCCCGCGCCCTCGCCGACCGCGGTGTTTCCGTCGTGACCGGGCAGGCGGTGCGGGAAATCCGCCTTGCCGATGGACGGGCCTGCGGCGCCGCCACCGCCGATGGCCGCGAGTGGCAGGCCGACGCCGTAATTCTCGCCGCCGGCGGCGCCTCCTATCCGGGCACCGGCTCAAGCGGCGACGGCTATCGCATCGCCGCCGCCCTGGGTCATGCCGTCACCCCGCTCCGTCCCTCGCTCGTCCCGCTCGAAGTCGCCGAAGACTGGATCACCGACCTCCAGGGACTGGCCCTCAAAAACGTTGCCGTCGCCGCCATAGCCGGCGGCCGTCAGCTCGCCGCCGAATTCGGCGAACTGCTCTTCACCCACTTCGGCCTCTCCGGGCCGGTCATCCTCTCGCTCTCGAACCCCGTCGCGGCCGCCCTCCGCACCCGGCCGGGCGACGAGGTACTCATCGCCATCGACCTCAAACCGGCCCTCAGCGCCGAAACGCTGGACAAGCGCCTGCAGCGCGACTTTGTCAAATTCGCCCGCAAGCAATTCAAAAACTCGCTTGGCGAGCTGCTGCCCTCGCGCCTGACGGCGGTCATCGTCGATCTCAGCCACATCGACCCGGACAAGCCGGTGCATCAGATAACCAAAGAAGAACGCGCCCGTCTCGCCGGCCTGCTCAAACAGCTCACCTTCACAGTCACCGGCACCAGGCCGCTCGCCGAGGCCATCGTAACCGCCGGCGGCATAAGTACAAAAGAGATAAATCCCTCAACTATGGCGTCGCGCCTCGTTCCCGGCCTGTATTTCGCCGGCGAAGTCATCGACATCGACGGCTACACAGGCGGCTTCAACCTTCAGGCGGCCTTCTCCACCGGCTACGTCGCCGGGCGGGCGGCGGCCGCGGATAATGTGGAAAACAATTACAGATAA
- the aroF gene encoding 3-deoxy-7-phosphoheptulonate synthase, with product MIIVMNAPTPEQTNRVLDKIRQSGLEPHCLVGRDKTIITAVGDTDPGRCEQFERLAGVERVVTVHTPFKLVSREFRAENSVVAVGGVRFGAADVPVIAGPCAVEGYEQFREAALGAKAAGAAMLRGGAYKPRTSPYSFQGLENEGLNILHTVGREVGLPVVTEVTDPRAVGLVAEHADMLQIGARNMQNFVLLKEVARAGRPVLLKRGVAATVEEWLMAAEYLMSGGAADVVLCERGIRTFENYTRNTLDLSAVPLVKHLSHLPVVVDPSHGTGNWRLVGPMAKAAVAAGADGLIIEVHPWPEEAMSDGPQSLTLANFRQLTSELAKVAAAVGRSINNGKGGAKR from the coding sequence ATGATCATCGTCATGAACGCCCCCACCCCGGAACAGACAAACCGCGTCCTTGACAAAATCAGGCAGAGCGGTCTCGAACCGCACTGTCTCGTCGGCCGCGACAAAACCATAATCACCGCAGTCGGCGACACCGACCCCGGACGCTGTGAACAGTTCGAACGTCTTGCCGGCGTGGAACGTGTCGTCACAGTGCACACCCCCTTCAAACTGGTCAGCCGCGAATTCCGCGCCGAAAACAGCGTCGTTGCCGTCGGCGGCGTCCGCTTCGGCGCCGCCGACGTACCCGTCATTGCCGGGCCGTGCGCCGTCGAAGGCTACGAACAGTTCCGCGAAGCGGCGCTAGGAGCCAAAGCCGCGGGGGCGGCGATGCTGCGGGGCGGCGCCTACAAACCGAGGACCTCGCCCTACAGCTTCCAGGGGCTCGAAAACGAAGGCCTCAACATTCTCCATACCGTCGGCCGGGAAGTCGGTTTGCCGGTAGTCACCGAAGTCACCGATCCCCGCGCGGTCGGGCTGGTCGCCGAACATGCGGACATGCTCCAAATCGGCGCCCGCAACATGCAAAACTTCGTCCTCCTCAAGGAAGTGGCGCGCGCCGGCCGCCCGGTGCTGCTCAAGCGCGGCGTCGCCGCCACCGTCGAAGAATGGCTCATGGCCGCTGAATACCTGATGTCCGGCGGCGCCGCCGACGTCGTCCTCTGCGAACGCGGCATCCGCACCTTCGAAAACTATACCCGCAACACCCTCGACCTCTCAGCCGTACCGCTCGTCAAACACCTCAGCCACCTGCCGGTCGTCGTCGACCCCAGCCACGGCACCGGCAACTGGCGGCTCGTCGGCCCGATGGCCAAAGCGGCTGTCGCCGCCGGCGCCGACGGCCTGATAATCGAAGTCCACCCCTGGCCGGAAGAAGCGATGTCCGACGGACCACAATCCCTCACATTGGCCAATTTTCGCCAACTGACAAGCGAACTCGCCAAAGTGGCGGCCGCGGTAGGCCGGTCGATAAATAACGGAAAGGGTGGGGCGAAGCGATGA
- the aroA gene encoding 3-phosphoshikimate 1-carboxyvinyltransferase, giving the protein MKESIKPVRRLTGEIAIPGDKSISHRSVMLAGLADGPVRIRNFLAAADCLSTVACMRALGVKIERPGENELIVLGNGLYGLSEPEEVLDAGNSGTTIRLLSGILAGQPFFSVLSGDGSLRRRPMARVIAPLAKMGCRIYGREQSRYAPLAIVPADGIHGIDYTMPVASAQVKSALLFAGMFADGPTRITEPYISRDHSERMLQTFGAKVTRSGLTVSLSPVQELSAPQLIDVPGDISSAAFWLVAATIIPGSRLRLTNVGINPTRTGIIDILRQMGADIEITARHQAGEEPVADLVVTAAELNGTTIEGEIIPRLIDEIPVLAVAALFAKGRTIISGAEELRVKETDRLRAITLELTKMGARIEETADGLIIDGPQALTAAVCHSHDDHRMAMALAVAGLAAGGAEIEEAACVAISYPRFFAQIAAFQEAAGGAE; this is encoded by the coding sequence ATGAAAGAATCGATAAAACCCGTCAGGAGACTGACGGGGGAGATTGCCATCCCCGGCGACAAATCCATATCCCACCGCAGCGTCATGCTGGCTGGCCTGGCCGACGGCCCGGTGAGAATCCGCAACTTTCTCGCTGCCGCCGACTGCCTGTCCACCGTCGCCTGCATGCGCGCCCTCGGCGTCAAAATCGAAAGACCGGGCGAAAACGAACTTATCGTATTGGGCAATGGTCTCTACGGTCTCAGCGAACCTGAGGAAGTCCTAGATGCAGGCAACTCCGGCACCACCATCAGACTGCTGTCCGGCATCCTTGCCGGCCAGCCCTTCTTCAGCGTCCTCTCCGGCGACGGGTCGCTCCGCCGCCGCCCCATGGCCCGCGTAATCGCCCCCCTGGCCAAGATGGGCTGCCGCATATACGGGCGCGAGCAGTCCCGCTACGCCCCCCTGGCCATCGTCCCCGCCGACGGCATCCACGGCATCGACTACACCATGCCTGTCGCCAGCGCCCAGGTCAAATCGGCCCTGCTGTTTGCCGGCATGTTTGCCGACGGCCCCACCCGCATCACCGAACCCTACATATCCCGCGACCACAGCGAGCGCATGCTCCAGACCTTTGGCGCCAAAGTTACCCGCAGCGGCCTCACGGTCAGCCTCTCGCCGGTGCAGGAACTATCCGCCCCCCAGCTCATCGACGTTCCCGGCGACATCAGCTCGGCGGCCTTCTGGCTCGTCGCCGCCACCATCATCCCCGGCAGCCGGCTGCGGCTCACCAACGTAGGCATAAACCCCACCCGCACCGGCATCATCGATATCCTCCGCCAGATGGGCGCCGACATCGAGATAACCGCCCGGCACCAAGCCGGCGAAGAGCCGGTGGCCGACCTCGTCGTCACCGCGGCCGAACTCAACGGCACAACGATCGAGGGCGAAATCATCCCCCGCCTCATCGACGAGATACCCGTCCTGGCCGTCGCCGCCCTGTTCGCCAAAGGGCGCACAATCATCAGCGGCGCCGAAGAACTGCGCGTCAAGGAAACCGACCGGCTCAGGGCGATCACCCTCGAATTGACAAAAATGGGCGCGCGCATCGAAGAAACGGCCGACGGGCTCATCATCGACGGCCCACAGGCGCTTACCGCCGCCGTCTGCCACTCCCACGACGACCACCGCATGGCCATGGCCCTGGCGGTCGCCGGCCTGGCGGCAGGCGGGGCCGAAATAGAAGAAGCGGCATGCGTGGCCATATCATACCCGCGGTTCTTTGCGCAAATCGCCGCATTCCAGGAAGCAGCCGGAGGAGCGGAATGA
- the cmk gene encoding (d)CMP kinase gives MKKLIIAIDGPAGAGKSTVARLVAERMGYTYIDTGAMYRAVTWETIRRGIAADDGDKTAAVARAINLQLATVAGKTLVKIDDTDITDAIRTPEISRLVSEVSKNGGVRQAMVHLQRQLAGLGGVVMDGRDIGTHVLPDADIKIFLTASIAERARRRWRELTDKGYAVDLDELQAEIAGRDKADCERAIAPLVQAADAVLVDTTDLTIPQAVEAILQLCEAKTGVL, from the coding sequence ATGAAAAAACTCATCATCGCCATCGACGGCCCCGCGGGGGCGGGCAAAAGCACCGTTGCCCGGCTCGTGGCCGAACGCATGGGCTATACCTACATCGACACCGGCGCCATGTACCGGGCCGTTACCTGGGAGACAATTCGCCGCGGCATCGCCGCCGACGACGGCGACAAAACCGCCGCCGTCGCCCGGGCCATCAACCTGCAGCTTGCCACCGTCGCCGGCAAAACCCTCGTCAAAATCGACGACACCGACATTACCGACGCCATTCGCACCCCCGAAATATCGCGCCTGGTATCCGAAGTATCGAAAAACGGCGGCGTGCGCCAAGCCATGGTCCACCTCCAGCGCCAACTCGCCGGCCTCGGCGGCGTTGTCATGGACGGCCGCGACATCGGCACGCATGTTTTGCCAGACGCCGACATAAAAATATTTCTGACGGCGTCCATCGCCGAGCGGGCGCGCCGCCGCTGGCGCGAGCTAACCGACAAAGGCTATGCCGTCGACCTCGACGAACTGCAGGCAGAAATCGCCGGCCGCGACAAGGCCGACTGCGAACGCGCCATTGCCCCTCTCGTCCAGGCGGCGGACGCCGTCCTGGTCGATACCACCGACCTCACCATTCCCCAGGCGGTGGAAGCGATACTTCAGCTATGCGAGGCGAAGACCGGTGTTCTATAA
- a CDS encoding lysophospholipid acyltransferase family protein has protein sequence MFYKTLRSLVRIILRIAFRFSVSGVENIPATGGVIIAPNHISNLDPPVIGCALPGNRRIRFMAKIELFQNAAVRWVVTALGAFPVRRGMADRTAIRTALAFLEQGGTVGIFPEGTRSRTGALGRAEPGLGMIAVKAGVPVVPVAVSGTNKLFRDGHILPRIAVTFAAPVIVPPGRTDKEAVEYINEQVIGEIARMLAKEGG, from the coding sequence GTGTTCTATAAAACCCTCCGCTCGCTCGTGCGGATTATCCTGCGCATCGCCTTCCGTTTCAGCGTCAGCGGCGTCGAAAACATCCCCGCCACGGGCGGCGTCATCATCGCCCCCAATCACATCAGCAACCTCGATCCTCCCGTCATCGGCTGCGCCCTGCCTGGCAACCGGCGCATTCGCTTCATGGCCAAGATCGAGCTCTTTCAAAACGCGGCCGTCCGCTGGGTCGTCACCGCCCTCGGCGCCTTCCCCGTCCGCCGCGGCATGGCCGACCGCACCGCCATCCGCACCGCCCTCGCCTTCCTTGAGCAGGGAGGGACGGTCGGCATCTTTCCCGAAGGGACCCGCAGCAGAACGGGCGCTTTAGGCCGCGCCGAGCCCGGCCTGGGCATGATTGCCGTCAAGGCAGGCGTCCCCGTCGTTCCCGTAGCCGTCTCCGGCACCAACAAACTCTTCCGCGACGGCCATATTCTGCCGCGGATCGCGGTCACATTCGCCGCCCCGGTAATCGTCCCTCCCGGCAGGACTGACAAAGAAGCCGTAGAATACATAAACGAACAGGTAATCGGCGAGATTGCCAGGATGCTGGCCAAGGAAGGAGGCTGA
- a CDS encoding sensor histidine kinase, translated as MQDNLSLVLVQRIAIIAVVAYVFSHTKAFRLMFKEQSSYREKAVLILFFSSISIAGTYLGIPIEDAIANVRDTGTIVAGLLGGPVVGTVTGLIAGIHRISLGGFSAEACGVATIVGGVLAGYIHTRMQPKSPDWIVGVITGVAVILFSMGLILLISKPYSAARVLVANVILPMSLANAVGISVFMIIIHNAREHQTRIGALQTHKALRIANAALPYFRQGLNQVSAEKVAATIRSMTSAAAVAITNRERVLAHVGLGEEHHRPANLLMTNATKSCLETGQVTVAQRASEIGCCVEGCPLKSAVVVPLHCRDEIVGTLKLYYAREEAMTALDIEFAQGLGQIFCTQLELANLEQMAELAAKAELKALRAQINPHFLFNALNTIVSLCRTNPEEARSLIIELSDFFRRSLKTSRDFVTLKEELEHVESYLTLEKARFGPRLTIVRIIDDEALNVLIPTFTIQPLVENAVKHGLLAQETGGTVSITACRNGNSVDIVIADDGAGISSATLAQVLVTGFGKGAGVGLSNVNERLKNIYGPKHALAIDSVEGQGTRVSLTIPATARGVVA; from the coding sequence ATGCAAGACAACCTCTCACTCGTGCTTGTGCAGCGCATCGCCATCATCGCTGTCGTCGCCTACGTCTTCTCCCACACCAAAGCCTTCCGGCTCATGTTCAAAGAACAGAGCTCATACCGGGAGAAAGCCGTCCTCATACTTTTCTTCTCCTCGATATCCATCGCCGGTACCTATCTCGGCATACCGATAGAGGACGCCATCGCCAACGTCCGCGATACCGGCACCATCGTCGCCGGCCTGCTCGGCGGCCCCGTCGTCGGCACCGTCACCGGGCTCATTGCCGGCATTCACCGCATATCCCTCGGCGGCTTCTCCGCCGAAGCCTGCGGCGTCGCCACCATCGTCGGCGGCGTCCTTGCCGGCTACATCCACACCCGCATGCAGCCCAAGAGTCCCGACTGGATCGTCGGCGTCATCACCGGGGTCGCCGTCATCCTCTTCAGCATGGGCCTCATCCTGCTCATCAGCAAACCGTACAGCGCCGCTCGCGTCCTCGTAGCCAACGTCATTCTGCCCATGTCGCTCGCCAATGCTGTCGGCATCTCGGTATTCATGATCATCATCCACAACGCCCGCGAACACCAGACCCGCATCGGCGCCCTCCAAACCCACAAAGCCCTGCGGATCGCCAACGCCGCCCTGCCATACTTCCGCCAGGGACTCAACCAGGTATCGGCGGAAAAAGTCGCCGCAACCATCCGCAGCATGACCTCGGCGGCCGCCGTAGCCATCACCAACCGCGAGCGCGTCCTCGCTCACGTCGGCCTTGGCGAAGAACACCACCGCCCGGCAAACCTCCTCATGACCAACGCCACAAAATCCTGCCTCGAAACCGGCCAGGTCACCGTTGCCCAGCGCGCCAGCGAGATCGGCTGCTGCGTAGAGGGCTGCCCCCTGAAATCGGCTGTCGTCGTCCCGCTCCACTGCCGCGACGAGATCGTCGGCACCCTCAAACTTTACTACGCCCGCGAAGAAGCCATGACAGCCCTCGACATCGAATTCGCCCAGGGACTGGGACAAATCTTCTGCACCCAGCTGGAACTAGCCAACCTCGAGCAGATGGCCGAGCTGGCCGCCAAAGCCGAGCTCAAAGCCCTGCGCGCCCAGATAAACCCCCATTTCCTCTTCAACGCCCTCAACACCATCGTATCCCTCTGCCGCACCAACCCCGAAGAAGCCCGCAGCCTCATCATCGAACTCAGCGACTTCTTCCGCCGCAGCCTCAAAACATCGCGCGACTTTGTCACCCTCAAAGAAGAACTCGAACACGTCGAATCCTACCTGACCCTCGAAAAAGCCCGTTTCGGGCCGCGGCTCACCATCGTCAGGATCATCGACGACGAGGCCCTTAACGTCCTCATCCCCACCTTCACCATCCAGCCGCTGGTCGAAAACGCCGTCAAACACGGCCTGCTCGCCCAGGAAACGGGGGGGACGGTCAGCATAACCGCCTGCCGCAACGGCAACTCCGTCGACATCGTCATCGCCGACGACGGGGCCGGCATCTCCAGCGCCACCCTCGCCCAGGTGCTTGTCACCGGCTTCGGCAAAGGCGCCGGCGTCGGCCTGTCCAACGTCAACGAGCGGCTGAAAAACATCTACGGGCCGAAGCATGCCCTGGCGATCGACAGCGTGGAAGGGCAGGGGACCAGAGTCAGCCTCACAATCCCCGCCACCGCGAGGGGGGTTGTTGCGTGA
- a CDS encoding LytTR family DNA-binding domain-containing protein, with product MTAPIIRAMVIDDEEPARSEIRYLLEQHDDVCIVYETGHFQDALAALRQTRPHLVFLDIEMPGMNGIILAEKIQEILQPLIVFATAHEEFAHKAFELNAADYLLKPFAPKRVAQCIDKVRALLSARAPVPVSGKAGESEAPAACRQKLAVEQNGKAQIINTADIIAASSSEGQVTIYSVPKTFQVNITLQDLQAKLDENQFFRSHRGYLVNIEKIREVIPWFNGTYNLVMDGLTGIEIPVSRQQAPKLKKIFGL from the coding sequence GTGACCGCTCCCATCATCCGCGCCATGGTCATCGACGACGAAGAACCCGCCCGCAGCGAAATACGCTATCTTCTCGAACAACACGACGACGTGTGCATCGTATACGAAACCGGCCACTTCCAGGACGCCCTCGCCGCCCTGCGCCAGACAAGACCCCACCTCGTTTTCCTCGACATCGAAATGCCGGGCATGAACGGCATTATCCTCGCCGAAAAAATCCAGGAAATCCTTCAGCCCCTCATCGTCTTCGCCACCGCCCACGAGGAATTCGCCCACAAAGCCTTCGAACTCAACGCCGCCGATTACCTGCTCAAGCCCTTCGCACCCAAGCGAGTCGCCCAGTGCATCGACAAAGTGCGCGCCCTCTTGAGCGCCAGGGCGCCCGTCCCGGTCAGCGGCAAAGCCGGCGAGAGCGAAGCGCCAGCCGCCTGCCGGCAGAAACTCGCTGTCGAACAGAACGGCAAGGCCCAAATCATCAACACCGCCGACATCATCGCCGCCAGCAGCTCGGAAGGCCAGGTCACCATCTATTCCGTACCGAAAACCTTCCAGGTCAATATCACCCTCCAGGACCTCCAGGCCAAGCTGGACGAAAACCAGTTCTTCCGCAGCCACCGCGGCTACCTCGTAAATATCGAGAAAATCCGCGAAGTCATTCCCTGGTTCAACGGCACCTACAATCTGGTGATGGACGGCCTGACCGGCATCGAAATTCCCGTCAGCCGCCAGCAGGCGCCCAAACTGAAGAAAATATTCGGCTTGTGA
- a CDS encoding carbon starvation protein A has product MEKINSIWLLIVAACAFILAYRYYGAFIAAKVLMLNDANVTPAHRCNDGREYVPTNKWVLFGHHFAAIAGAGPLVGPVLASQYGWGPGFAWILLGSIFAGAVHDFIILFASVRHNGQSLATIARKEVGPITGFTTSIAILFIIILAMAGLGIVVVFAMMKNPWGAFTLFMTIPIAIVIGLYMFKISPGAIRSGSIVGFLLVLFAVFAGHWVMPGQAWGGLAPYFNLTREQVSVALPIYGFIAAVLPVWLLLAPRDYLSSYMKIGTVLALALGILIVQPTVNMPMTTPFIAGGGPIIPGPVWPFVFITIACGAISGFHALISSGTTPKMIEMESQALFIGYGSMLVEGFVAMMALISAVVMYPGDFFAINTLAPAYAKIQAMFPTVEIKQLEQMVGIQVMHRPGGAVSLAVGMAHIFSSIGGMKSLMSYWYQFALMFEALFILTTIDAGTRVGRYILQDVLGTYVYPPLKETGWWPGIFFTGAIVSFSWGYLLYTGNVGTIWPMFGVANQLLAVIALAIGTTVILKLAKNKSYTLVTLVPLVFLAATTITAGYLNIGNYLKLNTFNGNLMAALSIILIVMVVVIILDSVRLWTRLFGTAKPEGMNTEVPAVCQFGETKPNIPS; this is encoded by the coding sequence GTGGAAAAGATCAACTCCATCTGGCTGCTCATCGTAGCCGCGTGCGCATTCATCCTCGCGTACCGCTACTACGGTGCATTCATCGCCGCCAAAGTCCTCATGCTCAACGACGCCAACGTCACGCCGGCTCACCGCTGCAACGACGGTCGCGAGTATGTACCGACCAATAAATGGGTATTATTCGGCCATCATTTTGCCGCTATCGCCGGCGCAGGTCCGCTCGTCGGCCCCGTCCTCGCCTCCCAGTACGGCTGGGGCCCCGGCTTCGCCTGGATACTGCTCGGTTCGATCTTCGCCGGCGCCGTCCACGACTTCATCATCCTCTTCGCGTCGGTACGCCACAACGGCCAGTCGCTGGCCACCATCGCCCGTAAAGAAGTCGGCCCCATTACCGGCTTTACCACCTCGATCGCCATCCTTTTCATCATCATTCTCGCCATGGCGGGCCTCGGCATCGTCGTCGTCTTCGCGATGATGAAAAACCCCTGGGGCGCCTTCACCCTATTCATGACCATCCCCATCGCCATCGTCATCGGTCTCTATATGTTCAAGATCTCCCCAGGGGCGATCCGCTCCGGTTCGATCGTCGGTTTCCTCCTCGTCCTCTTCGCCGTTTTCGCCGGCCACTGGGTAATGCCCGGCCAGGCGTGGGGCGGTCTTGCCCCCTACTTTAACCTCACCCGCGAGCAGGTCTCCGTCGCCCTGCCGATCTACGGCTTCATCGCCGCCGTCCTGCCGGTCTGGTTGCTCCTCGCCCCGCGCGACTACCTCAGCTCCTACATGAAGATCGGCACCGTGCTCGCGCTGGCCCTCGGTATCCTCATCGTTCAGCCGACCGTCAACATGCCGATGACCACCCCGTTCATCGCCGGCGGCGGCCCCATCATCCCCGGTCCCGTCTGGCCGTTCGTGTTCATCACCATCGCCTGCGGCGCCATCTCCGGCTTCCACGCCCTCATCAGCTCGGGCACCACGCCCAAGATGATTGAGATGGAAAGCCAGGCCCTGTTCATCGGCTACGGCAGCATGCTCGTCGAAGGCTTCGTAGCGATGATGGCCCTCATCTCCGCCGTTGTCATGTACCCCGGCGACTTCTTCGCCATCAACACCCTGGCGCCCGCTTACGCCAAAATTCAGGCCATGTTCCCCACCGTCGAGATCAAGCAGCTCGAGCAAATGGTCGGCATCCAGGTCATGCACCGCCCGGGCGGCGCCGTATCCCTGGCCGTCGGCATGGCCCACATCTTCTCCAGCATCGGCGGCATGAAGAGCCTCATGAGCTACTGGTATCAGTTCGCCCTCATGTTCGAGGCCCTCTTCATCCTCACCACCATCGACGCCGGCACCCGCGTAGGCCGTTACATCCTCCAGGACGTTCTCGGCACCTACGTCTACCCGCCCCTCAAGGAAACCGGCTGGTGGCCCGGCATCTTCTTCACCGGCGCCATCGTAAGCTTCAGCTGGGGCTATCTCCTTTACACCGGCAACGTTGGCACCATCTGGCCGATGTTCGGCGTCGCCAACCAACTGCTGGCCGTTATCGCCCTAGCAATCGGCACCACTGTCATCCTCAAGTTGGCCAAAAACAAATCTTACACCCTCGTAACCCTCGTGCCGCTGGTCTTCCTCGCAGCGACCACCATTACCGCCGGCTACCTCAACATCGGCAACTACCTCAAGCTCAACACCTTCAACGGCAACCTCATGGCCGCCCTCAGCATTATCCTCATTGTCATGGTTGTCGTTATCATCCTAGACTCCGTCCGCCTGTGGACACGCCTCTTCGGCACAGCTAAACCCGAAGGCATGAACACCGAAGTACCGGCTGTATGTCAGTTCGGCGAAACAAAACCCAACATTCCGAGCTAA